A single Candidatus Bathyarchaeota archaeon DNA region contains:
- a CDS encoding lipoate--protein ligase family protein yields MSCWRIIKSSFLNPAMNLAMEESLLRVRLEKSKSNVLWFWVNTPSIILGCFSILDELNLAKCKELKIPALRRISGGGAVYHDLGNLNYTVIANSGKNGLPTDVLEVYKLISDCLIDGLNCLNVPLNFLPPNSILLNKKKVGGMAQHLLYNITLIHGTLLVNANLNLMKELIKLKFPVANLSEAGNLSIKEVEEMLVNGFKKRLNVLFNSSFFTKEELKLAEKLFKIKYSKNWWNLKV; encoded by the coding sequence TTGAGCTGTTGGCGAATTATAAAATCTAGCTTCCTTAATCCAGCGATGAATTTAGCTATGGAGGAATCTCTTTTAAGAGTTAGACTTGAAAAATCAAAAAGTAATGTTTTATGGTTTTGGGTAAACACACCTTCAATAATTCTTGGTTGCTTTTCAATTCTTGACGAATTAAATTTAGCTAAATGTAAAGAGCTTAAAATACCTGCTTTAAGACGAATTAGCGGTGGAGGCGCTGTATACCATGATTTAGGAAATTTAAACTATACAGTCATAGCCAATTCAGGGAAAAATGGTTTACCAACAGATGTGCTTGAAGTTTATAAGCTTATAAGTGATTGTTTAATTGATGGATTAAACTGTTTAAATGTTCCTTTAAACTTTCTTCCGCCAAATTCAATTTTATTAAACAAAAAGAAAGTTGGTGGAATGGCTCAACATCTTCTTTACAATATAACGCTTATTCATGGAACACTTTTAGTAAACGCTAACCTTAACCTAATGAAAGAGTTGATTAAACTAAAATTTCCGGTAGCTAATTTATCTGAAGCTGGAAACTTATCTATAAAAGAAGTTGAAGAAATGTTAGTGAATGGATTTAAAAAAAGGCTTAACGTATTATTTAACTCTTCATTTTTTACTAAAGAAGAATTAAAGCTGGCTGAAAAATTATTTAAAATAAAGTATAGCAAGAATTGGTGGAATCTTAAGGTTTAA